In a single window of the Nilaparvata lugens isolate BPH chromosome 1, ASM1435652v1, whole genome shotgun sequence genome:
- the LOC111064125 gene encoding uncharacterized protein LOC111064125 isoform X3: MDATGKIYTVMESSEKTVPKSLESVIRSIQNSFKDPTSNQLLMGVMYTLMLECGYTLIFSNEQKYQNISPGKDSVIDLNKPAPDITSDQLQTLKQTFNYKKVLLQANVLLLESVEANEVSKLTFRLIGLDDYSFNLLIIFRKRLAVVDMIVNRNDQITECYSFAFLPSLFVKESNDDKNIASKFYNLRNFSILFKDNIAFRGRSHVLNSLQIANNSLEGLPEEIFLKIMQLLGIDEIENVAVTCTRFFSGVFRQCSLWIFLLKRDFSLTINNYESVEQLISKYREEKDKIRRVQWKKALLSIRADSVEDESIVELESLLQ; this comes from the exons ATGGATGCAACAGGTAAAATTTATACTGTTATGGAGAGCTCAGAAAAAACTGTTCCAAAAAGTTTAGAATCTGTAATCAGAAGTATTCAGAACTCGTTTAAAGATCCAAcaagtaatcaattattgatgggAGTAATGTACACACTAATGTTGGAATGTGGCTATACCTTGATCTTCTCTAAcgaacaaaaatatcaaaacaTTTCACCTGGGAAAGACAGTGTAATTGACTTGAATAAG cCTGCACCTGACATAACGAGTGATCAATTACAAACATTGAAACAGACGTTTAATTACAAGAAAGTACTCTTACAAGCAAATGTGTTGCTTCTCGAGTCTGTGGAAGCGAATGAAGTCTCAAAATTGACTTTTCGCTTAATAGGACTAGACGATTACTCGTTCAATCTCCTGATAATTTTCCGAAAAAGATTGGCCGTTGTTGATATGATTGTAAATAGAAATGACCAGATCACCGAATGCTATTCATTTGCATTTCTACCATCTTTATTTGTAAAAGAGTCAAACGATGATAAAAACATTGCAAGCAAATTctataacttgagaaacttTAGTATTCTCTTCAAAGACAATATTGCTTTCAGAG GACGCAGTCATGTACTTAACTCTCTTCAGATAGCAAACAACAGCTTAGAAGGCTTGCCTGAAGAAATATTCCTTAAAATCATGCAACTTCTTGGAATCGATGAAATTGAGAATGTTGCAGTTACATGTACAAGGTTTTTCTCAGGAGTTTTTCGCCAATGTAGTTTGTGGATATTTTTGCTGAAACGAGACTTTTCTCTCACGATCAATAATTATGAGAGTGTTGAACAATTGATCTCGAAATACAGAGAGGagaaagataaaataagaag AGTTCAATGGAAGAAAGCATTGCTGAGCATACGTGCCGACTCTGTGGAGGATGAATCAATAGTTGAATTAG agAGTCTCCTCCAGTAA
- the LOC111064125 gene encoding uncharacterized protein LOC111064125 isoform X1, which translates to MDATGKIYTVMESSEKTVPKSLESVIRSIQNSFKDPTSNQLLMGVMYTLMLECGYTLIFSNEQKYQNISPGKDSVIDLNKPAPDITSDQLQTLKQTFNYKKVLLQANVLLLESVEANEVSKLTFRLIGLDDYSFNLLIIFRKRLAVVDMIVNRNDQITECYSFAFLPSLFVKESNDDKNIASKFYNLRNFSILFKDNIAFRGRSHVLNSLQIANNSLEGLPEEIFLKIMQLLGIDEIENVAVTCTRFFSGVFRQCSLWIFLLKRDFSLTINNYESVEQLISKYREEKDKIRRVQWKKALLSIRADSVEDESIVELEIPIQEID; encoded by the exons ATGGATGCAACAGGTAAAATTTATACTGTTATGGAGAGCTCAGAAAAAACTGTTCCAAAAAGTTTAGAATCTGTAATCAGAAGTATTCAGAACTCGTTTAAAGATCCAAcaagtaatcaattattgatgggAGTAATGTACACACTAATGTTGGAATGTGGCTATACCTTGATCTTCTCTAAcgaacaaaaatatcaaaacaTTTCACCTGGGAAAGACAGTGTAATTGACTTGAATAAG cCTGCACCTGACATAACGAGTGATCAATTACAAACATTGAAACAGACGTTTAATTACAAGAAAGTACTCTTACAAGCAAATGTGTTGCTTCTCGAGTCTGTGGAAGCGAATGAAGTCTCAAAATTGACTTTTCGCTTAATAGGACTAGACGATTACTCGTTCAATCTCCTGATAATTTTCCGAAAAAGATTGGCCGTTGTTGATATGATTGTAAATAGAAATGACCAGATCACCGAATGCTATTCATTTGCATTTCTACCATCTTTATTTGTAAAAGAGTCAAACGATGATAAAAACATTGCAAGCAAATTctataacttgagaaacttTAGTATTCTCTTCAAAGACAATATTGCTTTCAGAG GACGCAGTCATGTACTTAACTCTCTTCAGATAGCAAACAACAGCTTAGAAGGCTTGCCTGAAGAAATATTCCTTAAAATCATGCAACTTCTTGGAATCGATGAAATTGAGAATGTTGCAGTTACATGTACAAGGTTTTTCTCAGGAGTTTTTCGCCAATGTAGTTTGTGGATATTTTTGCTGAAACGAGACTTTTCTCTCACGATCAATAATTATGAGAGTGTTGAACAATTGATCTCGAAATACAGAGAGGagaaagataaaataagaag AGTTCAATGGAAGAAAGCATTGCTGAGCATACGTGCCGACTCTGTGGAGGATGAATCAATAGTTGAATTAG AAATTCCAATCCAAGAAATAGATTAA
- the LOC111064125 gene encoding uncharacterized protein LOC111064125 isoform X2, producing MDATGKIYTVMESSEKTVPKSLESVIRSIQNSFKDPTSNQLLMGVMYTLMLECGYTLIFSNEQKYQNISPGKDSVIDLNKPAPDITSDQLQTLKQTFNYKKVLLQANVLLLESVEANEVSKLTFRLIGLDDYSFNLLIIFRKRLAVVDMIVNRNDQITECYSFAFLPSLFVKESNDDKNIASKFYNLRNFSILFKDNIAFRGRSHVLNSLQIANNSLEGLPEEIFLKIMQLLGIDEIENVAVTCTRFFSGVFRQCSLWIFLLKRDFSLTINNYESVEQLISKYREEKDKIRRNSNPRNRLIDTDGMFEDADEPIVQLITIR from the exons ATGGATGCAACAGGTAAAATTTATACTGTTATGGAGAGCTCAGAAAAAACTGTTCCAAAAAGTTTAGAATCTGTAATCAGAAGTATTCAGAACTCGTTTAAAGATCCAAcaagtaatcaattattgatgggAGTAATGTACACACTAATGTTGGAATGTGGCTATACCTTGATCTTCTCTAAcgaacaaaaatatcaaaacaTTTCACCTGGGAAAGACAGTGTAATTGACTTGAATAAG cCTGCACCTGACATAACGAGTGATCAATTACAAACATTGAAACAGACGTTTAATTACAAGAAAGTACTCTTACAAGCAAATGTGTTGCTTCTCGAGTCTGTGGAAGCGAATGAAGTCTCAAAATTGACTTTTCGCTTAATAGGACTAGACGATTACTCGTTCAATCTCCTGATAATTTTCCGAAAAAGATTGGCCGTTGTTGATATGATTGTAAATAGAAATGACCAGATCACCGAATGCTATTCATTTGCATTTCTACCATCTTTATTTGTAAAAGAGTCAAACGATGATAAAAACATTGCAAGCAAATTctataacttgagaaacttTAGTATTCTCTTCAAAGACAATATTGCTTTCAGAG GACGCAGTCATGTACTTAACTCTCTTCAGATAGCAAACAACAGCTTAGAAGGCTTGCCTGAAGAAATATTCCTTAAAATCATGCAACTTCTTGGAATCGATGAAATTGAGAATGTTGCAGTTACATGTACAAGGTTTTTCTCAGGAGTTTTTCGCCAATGTAGTTTGTGGATATTTTTGCTGAAACGAGACTTTTCTCTCACGATCAATAATTATGAGAGTGTTGAACAATTGATCTCGAAATACAGAGAGGagaaagataaaataagaag AAATTCCAATCCAAGAAATAGATTAATTGATACTGATGGGATGTTTGAAGATGCAGATGAACCAATTGTACAACTAATTACTATACGTTAG
- the LOC111064125 gene encoding uncharacterized protein LOC111064125 isoform X5: protein MQQPAPDITSDQLQTLKQTFNYKKVLLQANVLLLESVEANEVSKLTFRLIGLDDYSFNLLIIFRKRLAVVDMIVNRNDQITECYSFAFLPSLFVKESNDDKNIASKFYNLRNFSILFKDNIAFRGRSHVLNSLQIANNSLEGLPEEIFLKIMQLLGIDEIENVAVTCTRFFSGVFRQCSLWIFLLKRDFSLTINNYESVEQLISKYREEKDKIRRVQWKKALLSIRADSVEDESIVELESLLQ, encoded by the exons ATGCAACAG cCTGCACCTGACATAACGAGTGATCAATTACAAACATTGAAACAGACGTTTAATTACAAGAAAGTACTCTTACAAGCAAATGTGTTGCTTCTCGAGTCTGTGGAAGCGAATGAAGTCTCAAAATTGACTTTTCGCTTAATAGGACTAGACGATTACTCGTTCAATCTCCTGATAATTTTCCGAAAAAGATTGGCCGTTGTTGATATGATTGTAAATAGAAATGACCAGATCACCGAATGCTATTCATTTGCATTTCTACCATCTTTATTTGTAAAAGAGTCAAACGATGATAAAAACATTGCAAGCAAATTctataacttgagaaacttTAGTATTCTCTTCAAAGACAATATTGCTTTCAGAG GACGCAGTCATGTACTTAACTCTCTTCAGATAGCAAACAACAGCTTAGAAGGCTTGCCTGAAGAAATATTCCTTAAAATCATGCAACTTCTTGGAATCGATGAAATTGAGAATGTTGCAGTTACATGTACAAGGTTTTTCTCAGGAGTTTTTCGCCAATGTAGTTTGTGGATATTTTTGCTGAAACGAGACTTTTCTCTCACGATCAATAATTATGAGAGTGTTGAACAATTGATCTCGAAATACAGAGAGGagaaagataaaataagaag AGTTCAATGGAAGAAAGCATTGCTGAGCATACGTGCCGACTCTGTGGAGGATGAATCAATAGTTGAATTAG agAGTCTCCTCCAGTAA
- the LOC111064125 gene encoding uncharacterized protein LOC111064125 isoform X4 — translation MQQPAPDITSDQLQTLKQTFNYKKVLLQANVLLLESVEANEVSKLTFRLIGLDDYSFNLLIIFRKRLAVVDMIVNRNDQITECYSFAFLPSLFVKESNDDKNIASKFYNLRNFSILFKDNIAFRGRSHVLNSLQIANNSLEGLPEEIFLKIMQLLGIDEIENVAVTCTRFFSGVFRQCSLWIFLLKRDFSLTINNYESVEQLISKYREEKDKIRRVQWKKALLSIRADSVEDESIVELEIPIQEID, via the exons ATGCAACAG cCTGCACCTGACATAACGAGTGATCAATTACAAACATTGAAACAGACGTTTAATTACAAGAAAGTACTCTTACAAGCAAATGTGTTGCTTCTCGAGTCTGTGGAAGCGAATGAAGTCTCAAAATTGACTTTTCGCTTAATAGGACTAGACGATTACTCGTTCAATCTCCTGATAATTTTCCGAAAAAGATTGGCCGTTGTTGATATGATTGTAAATAGAAATGACCAGATCACCGAATGCTATTCATTTGCATTTCTACCATCTTTATTTGTAAAAGAGTCAAACGATGATAAAAACATTGCAAGCAAATTctataacttgagaaacttTAGTATTCTCTTCAAAGACAATATTGCTTTCAGAG GACGCAGTCATGTACTTAACTCTCTTCAGATAGCAAACAACAGCTTAGAAGGCTTGCCTGAAGAAATATTCCTTAAAATCATGCAACTTCTTGGAATCGATGAAATTGAGAATGTTGCAGTTACATGTACAAGGTTTTTCTCAGGAGTTTTTCGCCAATGTAGTTTGTGGATATTTTTGCTGAAACGAGACTTTTCTCTCACGATCAATAATTATGAGAGTGTTGAACAATTGATCTCGAAATACAGAGAGGagaaagataaaataagaag AGTTCAATGGAAGAAAGCATTGCTGAGCATACGTGCCGACTCTGTGGAGGATGAATCAATAGTTGAATTAG AAATTCCAATCCAAGAAATAGATTAA